The following proteins are co-located in the Microvirga ossetica genome:
- a CDS encoding TetR/AcrR family transcriptional regulator produces the protein MPSNNPPHSDRRPHDLRSTLTKSKILDGARQVFLLNGYAAASIDQIINQSGVSKGAIYHHFESKDVLFNSLVAAEAERIAQVLPSIDPDDPNPCSALQQIGMAMLDTLNNPATISTLRLIIGALGRFPQLGEEFLRKSLGQTVEGIAAYLDVNSASNGIQIINSYAAAEEFARRCLTHVIERVLVPHQPFMTEAECTAVIKDTLRNCGIRWRNAVPNDESARIISPYDWEA, from the coding sequence ATGCCCAGCAACAATCCGCCTCACAGCGACAGGCGCCCTCATGATCTCAGGAGCACGCTCACGAAGAGTAAGATCCTGGACGGCGCCCGTCAGGTCTTCCTTCTGAACGGCTATGCTGCCGCAAGCATCGACCAGATCATCAATCAGTCCGGCGTCTCGAAGGGGGCGATCTATCACCACTTCGAAAGCAAGGATGTCCTGTTCAACTCGCTGGTTGCCGCAGAAGCGGAGAGGATCGCGCAGGTGCTGCCGAGCATCGATCCGGACGATCCCAACCCGTGCTCCGCCTTGCAGCAGATAGGGATGGCCATGCTCGACACCCTGAACAATCCGGCCACCATCTCCACCTTGCGCCTGATCATCGGAGCGCTTGGCCGATTTCCTCAACTGGGAGAGGAGTTCCTCCGGAAAAGTCTAGGCCAAACCGTGGAAGGGATCGCTGCTTATCTCGACGTCAACTCGGCTTCCAACGGTATTCAGATCATCAACAGCTATGCCGCGGCGGAGGAGTTCGCGAGGCGATGCCTGACGCATGTGATCGAGCGTGTTCTGGTGCCGCACCAGCCTTTCATGACGGAAGCTGAATGCACGGCCGTGATCAAGGATACTCTCCGCAACTGCGGCATTCGGTGGCGGAATGCCGTTCCGAACGACGAGAGCGCGCGTATCATATCTCCCTATGACTGGGAAGCATGA